The region GTTAGTTGGCTGCATCCTGACTCCCACGGGAGTGGGAATTTTAATCCCGAAAGGAAGACGAGCGTCCCGTAAAATTATTCGCGCGTACTTTGAAACAACGCTTGTCCCCAGGGTAGCGCCTTCAGGTTTTACCCGAGTACGTAGCCACGGTTGTCCGCCCAATATAGCCGCGCCTGAAACGGCATCTATCCCCAACTCCATACAGAACTCCTCAAGAAAAATGATCTCAAGTAACTCGCCCTGAGTGACGTTTGAATGATCTCTGTAGAAGTAGGTTCCGTTAATCTCTTCCGTTGTATCCATACCAGTACCCCAGTTACGCCGTCGCCCGTTCATTCCATGCGTCAGAGAAAATGATATTGCCGTCGTTATGTTTCCATGTAATTTTCTCATAGCGCAATTCAACCGTTTCGAGGTGGTTGTTATTATTGTCGCCCGGCGCGGCCATTGCAGGTGATACTGAAACAATCCGCACGCCTTCCAGAAGAATATTGAAATACTCCGCTTCAAGACCTGCGTCATTAATCTTGTAGAACTTGAGTTCGGCTTTTTGCAGAGCCTGACCTGTCGCGACCGCTTTGTAGAGATAGGGTGATGAGTAATCGAATTCCTTTACGATCATCATTGGGGAGTGGATGCGTTTACCCGTAGGTTTACCCGTCAGGTTATCGGTCGGCGTCGAAAGATTGTGGTGAAATCCTTTGAACTCAATACTGTATTCCCTGTGCTGCGCATCACAACCGCCTTT is a window of Enterobacter cloacae complex sp. ECNIH7 DNA encoding:
- a CDS encoding STM2901 family protein, with the protein product MDTTEEINGTYFYRDHSNVTQGELLEIIFLEEFCMELGIDAVSGAAILGGQPWLRTRVKPEGATLGTSVVSKYARIILRDARLPFGIKIPTPVGVRMQPTNKLAAVIGRYIPWLGWASLALTLHRVSTRTREKYNLIARPKDRIAWTSF
- a CDS encoding Hcp family type VI secretion system effector, producing the protein MAIPGNMWLFDDGGALIKGGCDAQHREYSIEFKGFHHNLSTPTDNLTGKPTGKRIHSPMMIVKEFDYSSPYLYKAVATGQALQKAELKFYKINDAGLEAEYFNILLEGVRIVSVSPAMAAPGDNNNNHLETVELRYEKITWKHNDGNIIFSDAWNERATA